Within the Ciona intestinalis unplaced genomic scaffold, KH HT000068.2, whole genome shotgun sequence genome, the region ACAGGTTGGGTTTCTGGCATCAGATCAGTTCACACAAACATATGACACCGAGATTCTTGACATTAAACAAATGACTCAAACTGTGCAGAGGCTTGTGGAAGACATGGCTAAAGTTAAAAGGGATTTtcagtttacaaaacaagttatGAAAGCGGCATTTGAGGAGAAGTTGCAAAACAAAGCTTTTGAGTTGTATACAAAACTTAATGATCGGTTTCGAGATGTGCATGAGTTGCATGAAGAAAGGGTTGCTGTGGTACGGAGAAGTTTCAAACAGCAGTTGCAAGATGCTTTGGTTAAAATGGCTTCTCATTATAAGAAGTATTATGAAGCAAAACTGGCAGGGAAGCTTGTTTCTGACGATTCTTCAGGAAAAAAGGGCAAAATCGCGACTCTGGAAGCCGAACTTAGTCGACATCAATCTGTTATTCAAATGATGGAGGTGCAGATGGAACAACTTCGAGTGGAACTTGCTGCTCAACCTGAAGCCACAGAGATAACTATAGACACGTCAGAACTCGATGCAATGACAGAGCAAAATAAGTCGCTACAAGTGGAAATTAGTAAACTGAATGACAGGGTTGACGATTTGACGGACTCTTTAGAATTTAGGGaagaaaagataaaacagCTCGGACTGGAAATTATGGAGGCTAAAGTTGAAGTTGAGAAAGAAAGAGAAGCCACGAAAAGATTGGCGCATCAGGTAGAAGAAACTAAGAAGGAGATGGGGGAGCAGAAGATGGAAGCTATGAAAGCACTCGATAGGCAGAAGTTTGCATTGGAACAAGACATGGCTTCAAAACTTGCAGATAACGAGCAGGCAGCTGCAAGTGCAGCACGAGATCGGGAGAAGATGCTCAAAGAAATGGAGATTGAGTTGGAGAAGAGGTTACTAGAAGAAAGGAAGAAGTTTGAGTT harbors:
- the LOC100177916 gene encoding uncharacterized protein C10orf67, mitochondrial-like encodes the protein MALSILTNRKLDEEDDDMLAVSDIGQFGEAYESSLRPSLADKLQVGFLASDQFTQTYDTEILDIKQMTQTVQRLVEDMAKVKRDFQFTKQVMKAAFEEKLQNKAFELYTKLNDRFRDVHELHEERVAVVRRSFKQQLQDALVKMASHYKKYYEAKLAGKLVSDDSSGKKGKIATLEAELSRHQSVIQMMEVQMEQLRVELAAQPEATEITIDTSELDAMTEQNKSLQVEISKLNDRVDDLTDSLEFREEKIKQLGLEIMEAKVEVEKEREATKRLAHQVEETKKEMGEQKMEAMKALDRQKFALEQDMASKLADNEQAAASAARDREKMLKEMEIELEKRLLEERKKFELRLTQEKEENQRRNRALQDSKSLERVVEQQRQEIYALKQRLIRSQKQWEKKFAILRASLHALKDENYIRVNLQKQSATLKYASISYGPDAPIQPGSMMPTPVLAPGQINPKPLLPPVPKALPSIKQGGRLGKRTNTLPSGVGTDPFSEEEAEDYEEEEDGFIPLPPKPPSVGDYMPAIA